The proteins below come from a single Plasmodium sp. gorilla clade G2 genome assembly, chromosome: 13 genomic window:
- a CDS encoding DNA-directed RNA polymerase 3 largest subunit has protein sequence MMKKKNIDIEELKRLIEESSMKKRFVKDIKSNCEIKSIRFGIMSKEDIIKYSEVKIMNREMYKNNSGIPYPYGVLDLKLGAHKSNSICETCNKRLINCSGHFGYIELNYPVFHIGYYKYIIHILYCICKYCSNILLSKEKIEFYCNLKKKSTDDSFYKKHLFKRILNNCKKVNKCYICGSPQGVIKKIIKPSLDQFMKLKHILKIKENGKMIIKEEDLNSLYVLKLFKNINPYHVKLLNIENPEKLIITALLVPPNTIRPSVIIDEHGTAEDDLTCILSEITQLNNTIYNQCTNGYQTNQFLGNVEFLQLQITRFINSDSPAVSQLLATQNISKPGRGICQRLKGKEGRFRCNLSGKRVDFSSRTVISPDPNISIDEVVIPKIIAMRLTYPETVNKYNIDKLKRLIKNGCNKWPGANYIIKKSKKAIDPSSDINTIHNMNNMNNSSNIFNVINNYINNNSNNVRYNIKDVNNNSYTTNSNNTLKDISHIDNVNNDINNSNNNNNNNSNNNSNNNNNNSNNNSNSISNIYNNNSYSHTQDNEEERKNSQFNKISLKYANKNHVIQHLNIGDIVERHICDGDIVLFNRQPSLHRMSIMCHKAKIMDYKTFRFNECVCSPYNADFDGDEMNLHVPQTEEARAEALYLMSVKHNLITPKNGEVIIALTQDFLSASYIITNKDTFLDRDTFCLLCSYFSDASLYIELPIPAILKPKELWTGKQLISVLIKPNKKENTIINFEIQEREYSNKYGDLKHLCVNDSYVCFYKSELICGSLGKKVLGSSKYGLFYYLIHHNSSHIALKIMNRLSKLTSRYFSNKGMTIGIDDVTPSPTLTEKKKDLLLKGYEKVNNEILLYNEKKMQIQPGCTLEETLEIKVKSILDDLRNDAGKTCNQYLHYLNKPLIMFNSGAKGALINIAQMIACVGQQNVAGQRIQNGFINRTLPHFHFHCKDSESRGFVQNSFYTGLSPTEFFFHTMSGREGLVDTAVKTAETGYMQRRLMKALEDLSIHYDYSVRSCDKQIVQFIYGDDALNPSYIDNNNTYLDQFDKVFDHIVSISSSHLLLSYKNQMPHMDNIHHKNKATNNKCDKNRKCDSNNKCDKNRKCYSNIKWDKNRKCYSNNKCDSNIKSDSNIKCYSNNCYVHNESFVIHNIINRLVSNNIVEEDLFIPLQHDEFLVKKIMEYYTNMECNYQDIITSLDLNKNIPFINDQEENDSSSKLSIEEHITVNNTCNDNNTYIEQMEMKKLYKNKRKEKQSFKATITDIHDDSQECINKVVTKNACVASDKKKEEIYHCNDNISCDYMKCTDIQNKHHLLNHQLSLIQNNVILPPKDYHSIYHFVNEYRNVVEIKNLIDKKKIFLNNSEKKFVQSKYNSMSKNLKKKIEIINNIYRNEKKKLNRWKNKMDNHEDYWSSDQDSVIVKKIIKIKNKEKRIYHLKEEKENIDINNYKLTTTTNNNNNNDDNNNDNDNNDDNNNNDSNNNNNNNTEFTTTIHIGDKNNDFSEEFFYNINENDILYHNKYYRQIFKNVIGFVSVFEYVESYKQHYILFPYEIIKWTSFLLEYLTDIIPTNIFLHTKLSKKEKPTHQKNTGKMKIYMEEIKKWLFIKAINIYKYFSFKKSIELIKKNDYFNYIIKNYDISHRYIIHNYSFINLKQLYLFIFFNIYKYFKYISTPGDAVGSISAQSIGEPGTQMTLKTFHFAGVASMNVTLGVPRIKEIINASNSIQTPILNIPLEVNDNYNFALMMKSKLEKTTIRDICMYIKEDYTSRGVFLSVKFNEELIQKLFLNINAYNIKDIILKQSHINKIKINKIHINVINKYKLHISLKNDEFIFFQMESLKKGLLDLLIYGDKDIKRCIIKKEDIEVTDNEDEICDDMGEYYNVSQGTKVYEKTDNNKDENNIAIRVKKEESDDNLEKRENIIHMPEKDSVVSELKSEEKKDVEEDNKIDDNIIDDNINDDNIIEDNKIEDNINDDNINDDNKIDDNIIDDNINDDNIIDDNNNKIDVINNDGNNLNDNGSILENVEEHFIERLRYKIKEKNAKKENINKEPNLINLDTINLDTLNFDEINVHDINNEKIEFYDENLNICHGNKKHIQKKKKKKTVYSILVEGNSLNYVLGLEGVDFKHIISNHVINVFQVLGIEAARITIINEIKKCVEAYSIDIDIRHIMLLADIMAFTGDILGINRFGIQKARQSTLMLASFEETNEHLFVSSFFKNVDEINNISESIIVGKNIPIGTGAFQLLYDYKFEKETKNLTLLERAEREMAIDY, from the exons atgatgaagaagaaaaatatcgATATAGAGGAGCTTAAAAGGCTCATTGAAGAAAGTAGCATGAAGAAAAGATTtgtaaaagatataaaaagtaaTTGTGAAATAAAAAGTATTAGATTTGGTATTATGAGTAAAgaggatataataaaatattcagaagtgaaaataatgaatagaGAGATGTATAAGAATAATAGTGGTATACCTTATCCTTATGGTGTTTTAGATTTAAAACTTGGAGCTCATAAAAGTAATTCTATATGTGAAACATGTAATAAAAGATTAATTAATTGTTCAGGACATTTTGGTTATATAGAATTAAATTATCCAGTATTTCATATtggttattataaatatattatacatatattatattgtatatgtaaatattgttcaaacatattattatcaaaagaaaaaattgaattttattgtaatttaaaaaaaaagagtacAGATGATTccttttataaaaaacatttatttaaaagaatattaaataattgtaaaaaagtaaataaatgttatatatgtgGTAGTCCACAAGgagtaattaaaaaaataataaagccTAGCTTAGATCAATTTATgaaattaaaacatatattaaaaataaaagaaaatgggaaaatgattataaaagaagaagattTAAATAGTTTATATGTTttgaaattatttaaaaatattaatccTTATCatgttaaattattaaatatagaaaatccagaaaaattaattataactGCTTTATTAGTACCACCGAATACAATCAGACCATCTGTTATAATTGATGAACATGGAACAGCTGAAGATGATTTAACTTGTATTCTTTCTGAAATAACACAATTAAataatactatatataatcaatGTACTAATGGATATCAAACCAATCAATTTCTAGGGAATGTCGAATTCTTACAATTACAAATTACAAGATTTATTAATAGTGATTCACCAGCAGTGTCACAATTATTAGCAACACAAAATATATCTAAGCCAGGAAGAGGGATTTGTCAAAGATTAAAAGGAAAAGAAGGAAGATTTAGATGTAATTTATCAGGAAAAAGAGTTGACTTCTCTAGTAGAACAGTCATATCACCTGATCCTAATATATCTATAGATGAAGTGGTGATACCAAAAATTATTGCCATGAGATTGACATATCCTGAGAcagttaataaatataatattgataaattaaaaaggttaataaaaaatggttGTAATAAATGGCCAGGagcaaattatataataaagaagtcAAAAAAGGCTATCGACCCATCTTCAGACATTAATACCATTcacaatatgaataatatgaataatagtagtaatatatttaatgttattaataattatattaataacaaCAGTAACAATGttagatataatataaaagatgttaataataattcgtATACTactaatagtaataataccTTAAAAGATATATCTCACATAGATAATGTGAACAATGATATAaacaatagtaataataataataataataatagtaataataatagtaataataataataataatagtaataataatagtaatagtattagtaatatttataataataatagttataGTCACACACAagataatgaagaagaaaggAAAAATAGTCAATTCAATAAAATAAGTTTAAAATATGCAAATAAAAATCATGTTATACAACATTTAAATATTGGAGATATAGTTGAAAGACATATATGTGATGGagatattgttttatttaatagACAACCATCTTTACATCGTATGTCTATTATGTGTCATAAAGCAAAAATTATGGATTACAAAACTTTTCGTTTTAATGAGTGTGTATGTTCTCCTTATAATGCTGATTTTGATGGTGATGAAATGAATTTGCATGTACCTCAAACAGAAGAAGCTCGTGCTGAAgctttatatttaatgagTGTAAAACATAATTTAATAACTCCTAAGAATGGAGAAGTGATAATAGCATTAACACAAGATTTTTTATCTGCAtcttatataattacaaataAAGATACATTTTTAGATAGAGAtacattttgtttattatgttcttatttttctgatgcttcattatatattgaattaCCTATTCCAGCTATATTAAAACCAAAAGAATTATGGACAGGAAAACAATTAATTAGTGTGTTAATAAAACcaaataaaaaagagaatacaattattaattttgaaATACAAGAAAGAGAATATTCTAATAAATATGGAGATTTAAAACATTTATGTGTAAATGATTCTTatgtttgtttttataaatctGAATTAATATGTGGTTCTTTAGGGAAAAAAGTATTAGGTTCATCAAAGTAtggtttattttattatttaattcatcaCAATTCAAGTCATATAGCATTAAAGATTATGAATAGATTATCTAAATTAACTAGTAGatatttttctaataaaGGTATGACTATAGGAATTGACGATGTAACACCATCACCAACATTAactgagaaaaaaaaagatttattattaaaaggatatgaaaaagtaaataatgaaattctattatataatgaaaagaaaatgcAAATACAACCAGGATGTACATTAGAAGAAACATTAGAAATCAAAGTGAAAAGTATACTTGACGATTTAAGAAATGATGCTGGAAAAACGTGTAATCagtatttacattatttaaataaaccATTAATTATGTTTAATTCAGGAGCTAAAGGAGCATTAATTAATATAGCACAAATGATTGCATGTGTAGGACAACAAAATGTTGCAGGTCAAAGAATACAAAATGGTTTTATAAATAGAACATTACCACATTTCCATTTTCATTGTAAAGATTCAGAAAGTAGAGGATTTGTACAGAACTCTTTTTATACAGGTTTAAGTCCAAccgaatttttttttcatactaTGTCAGGTAGAGAAGGTTTAGTAGATACAGCTGTAAAAACAGCTGAAACTGGTTACATGCAAAGAAGACTTATGAAAGCTTTAGAAGATTTATCAATTCATTATGATTATTCTGTAAGATCATGTGATAAACAAATAGtacaatttatatatggAGATGATGCATTAAATCCTTcttatattgataataataatacatatctTGATCAGTTTGATAAAGTATTTGATCATATTGTATCTATATCATCTAGTCATTTGTTATTATCTTATAAAAATCAAATGCCGCACATGGATAACATacatcataaaaataaagcaactaataataaatgtgataaaaatagaaaatgtGATAGTAATAACAAATGtgataaaaatagaaaatgtTATAGTAATATCAAATGggataaaaatagaaaatgtTATAGTAATAACAAATGTGATAGTAATATCAAAAGTGATAGTAATATCAAATGTTATAGTAATAATTGTTATGTCCATAACGAATCATTtgttatacataatattattaacagACTGGTTTCCAATAATATTGTAGAAGAAGATCTATTCATACCTTTACAACATGATGAATTCttagttaaaaaaattatggaatattatacaaatatgGAATGTAATTATCAAGATATTATCACTAGTTtagatttaaataaaaatattccatTTATAAATGATCAGGAGGAAAATGATTCTTCTTCGAAGCTAAGTATAGAAGAACATATAACTGTTAATAATACatgtaatgataataatacatatattgaaCAAatggaaatgaaaaaattatataaaaataaaagaaaagaaaaacaatcATTTAAAGCAACAATAACAGATATACATGACGATTCTCAAGAATGCATCAACAAAGTCGTAACAAAAAATGCATGTGTTGCCtcagataaaaaaaaagaagaaatctATCAttgtaatgataatatttcatgTGATTATATGAAATGTACAGATATACAAAACAAACATCATTTACTTAACCATCAGTTGTCtttaatacaaaataatgtCATATTACCACCTAAAGATTATCATTCCATCTATCATTTTGTAAATGAATATAGAAATGTTGtcgaaataaaaaatttgatcgataaaaaaaaaattttcctGAACAattcagaaaaaaaattcgTACAGTCAAAATATAATAGCATGAGTaaaaacttaaaaaaaaaaatcgagataattaataatatatatagaaatgaaaagaagaaattaaatcgatggaaaaataaaatggacAATCATGAAGATTATTGGTCATCTGATCAGGATTCTGTGATtgtaaagaaaattataaaaataaaaaataaagaaaaaagaatatatcatcttaaagaagaaaaggaaaatattgatataaataattataaactCACAACAAcaactaataataataataataatgatgataataataatgataatgataataatgatgataataataataatgatagtaataataataataataataatactgaATTTACAACAACTATTCATATaggtgataaaaataatgacttctctgaagaatttttttataatataaatgaaaatgatatattatatcataataaatattatagacaaatatttaaaaatgtaatTGGTTTTGTTAGTGTTTTTGAATATGTAGAATCATACAAAcaacattatattttatttccatatgaaataataaaatggacTAGCTTTTTATTAGAATATTTAACAGATATCATTCCtactaatatatttcttcatacGAAATTAtctaaaaaagaaaaaccaactcatcaaaaaaatacggggaaaatgaaaatatatatggaagaaataaaaaaatggttatttattaaagctataaatatatataaatattttagttttaaaaaatctattgaattaattaaaaaaaatgattattttaattatattattaaaaattatgatatatcacatagatatattattcataattattcttttattaatttaaaacagttatatctttttatcttttttaatatatataaatattttaaatatatatctacacCAGGTGATGCTGTAGGTTCAATATCAGCTCAGTCCATTGGTGAGCCCGGAACACAAATGACATTGAAAACTTTTCACTTTGCAG gTGTGGCTAGCATGAATGTGACATTAGGTGTTCCtagaataaaagaaataattaacGCATCTAACAGTATTCAAACACCAATATTAAACATCCCTTTAGAAGTGAacgataattataattttgctTTAATGATGAAATCTAAATTAGAAAAGACAACAATACGTGatatttgtatgtatataaaagaagattATACTAGTCGAGGTGTATTTCTATCTGTAAAATTTAATGAAGAATTAATTCAGAAGCTTTTTCTAAATATCAATGCATACAATATCaaagatattatattaaaacaaagtcatattaataaaataaaaattaataaaatacatattaatgtaataaataaatacaaattacatatttctttaaaaaatgatgaatttatattttttcaaatggAATCCTTAAAAAAAGGTTTACTAGATCTATTGATTTATGGAGATAAAGATATTAAAAGGTGtatcataaaaaaagaagatattgAAGTAACAGATAATGAAGATGAAATATGTGATGATATGGGTGAGTATTATAATGTTTCTCAAGGCACAAAGGTATATGAAAAaacagataataataaagacgAAAATAATATTGCTATTCGTGTTAAGAAAGAAGAAAGTGATGATAATCTCGAGAAGAGAGagaatattattcatatgccAGAAAAGGATAGCGTTGTTAGTGAATTGAAGAgtgaagaaaaaaaggatGTTGAGGAGGATAATAAaattgatgataatataattgatgataatataaatgatgataatataattgaggataataaaattgaggataatataaatgatgataatataaatgatgataataaaattgatgataatataattgatgataatataaatgatgataatataattgatgataataataataaaattgatgTCATTAACAATGATGGAAACAATCTTAATGACAATGGTAGCATATTAGAAAATGTCGAAGAACATTTTATAGAAAGGTTAagatacaaaataaaagaaaaaaatgctaaaaaagaaaatataaataaagaaccCAACCTTATAAATTTAGACACTATAAATTTAGATACATTAAACTTTGATGAAATAAATGTAcatgatattaataatgagaaAATCGAATtttatgatgaaaatttaaatatatgtcaTGGAAACAAAAAacatattcaaaaaaaaaaaaaaaaaaaaactgtaTACTCAATATTAGTAGAAGGAAATTCATTGAATTATGTTCTTGGTTTAGAAGGTGTTGATTTTAAGCACATCATTTCTAATCATGTCATAAACGTTTTTCAA gTTTTGGGTATAGAAGCAGCCagaataacaataataaatgaaattaaaaaatgtgtaGAAGCTTATAGTATTGATATAGATATTAGACACATTATGCTCCTAGCCGATATTATGGCCTTTAC tggAGATATTTTAGGTATAAACAGGTTTGGAATACAAAAGGCTCGACAGAGTACCTTAATGTTAGCATCTTTTGAAGAAACCAATGaacatttatttgtttcatcattttttaaaaatgtggatgaaataaataatataagtgaGAGTATAATTGTAGGAAAAAACATACCTATTGGAACTGGAGCCTTTCAACTTCTTTATGATTATAAATT tgAGAAGgaaacaaaaaatttaaCACTCCTCGAAAGGGCAGAAAGAGAAATGGCAATagattattaa